A region from the Brachyspira hampsonii genome encodes:
- a CDS encoding glycoside hydrolase family 19 protein — MLNENILNKIGINKKWLLPLNNAFQKHGITDIKEASMFLAQTTHESNNYKRLEESFRYTPQRLFDVFKKRVGSLENAKKLCSKGAEAIGNFVYGGRLGNTEDEGYKYRGRGIIQLTGKNNYKKYGKKINADLVNNPDLAKEPNNAIEIALLFWKEKGCGLLARQGDVKGVTKLINGGYNGLEDREKIYKNILQVLV; from the coding sequence ATGCTAAATGAAAATATATTAAATAAAATCGGTATAAATAAGAAATGGCTTTTACCATTAAATAATGCTTTTCAAAAACATGGTATTACAGACATAAAAGAAGCTTCTATGTTCTTGGCACAAACAACTCATGAAAGCAATAATTATAAAAGACTTGAAGAGAGCTTCAGATACACTCCGCAAAGGCTTTTTGATGTATTTAAAAAAAGAGTTGGAAGTTTGGAAAATGCTAAAAAGTTATGTAGTAAGGGAGCTGAGGCTATTGGCAACTTTGTTTATGGCGGTCGTTTAGGTAATACAGAAGACGAAGGCTATAAATATAGAGGCAGAGGCATTATTCAGCTTACTGGAAAAAATAATTATAAAAAATATGGTAAAAAAATAAATGCTGACTTAGTTAATAATCCAGACCTTGCCAAAGAGCCTAATAATGCTATAGAGATTGCATTATTATTTTGGAAGGAGAAAGGCTGCGGTTTACTTGCACGTCAAGGTGATGTGAAAGGAGTTACCAAACTTATTAACGGCGGAT